A window from Mixophyes fleayi isolate aMixFle1 chromosome 12, aMixFle1.hap1, whole genome shotgun sequence encodes these proteins:
- the GPR68 gene encoding G-protein coupled receptor 68, which translates to MENGTDEDLESNVTSCSIDHTIHQTLFPVVYVAVFVIGLPANCLALYYGYLQIKAKNELGIYLVNLTLADLLYIFSLPFWLQYVLQHDNWTYNETMCKICGILLYENIYISIGFLCCISMDRYLALVHPFRFHKLRTIKAALLVSMIIWLKELMTSYIFFEHVEVSKDPDSHIVCFEHYPMKSWEHSINYYRFFAGFLFPIFLLLFSYCHIFKVVRKSQGTQTRKKLQIKQLVLSTVIIFLACFGPYHVLVVIRSLFEKNCSFASKIFNTYHFTLLLTSFNCVADPALYCFASESTYKDFLRMKETCLSFLSCLKAKGKESYELNCSEVSSVEVGRIKPPQLDTETSVLYKQTASRVETVIGYCSDQQL; encoded by the coding sequence GCAATGTCACCTCTTGCAGCATTGACCACACCATACATCAGACGCTGTTCCCGGTGGTGTACGTGGCTGTGTTTGTCATTGGCCTCCCAGCAAACTGTTTGGCTTTGTACTACGGCTATCTACAAATCAAGGCCAAGAACGAGCTTGGGATATACTTGGTCAACCTAACACTGGCCGACCTCCTCTATATCTTCTCCCTGCCCTTTTGGCTTCAATATGTCCTCCAACATGACAACTGGACCTACAATGAGACCATGTGTAAGATCTGTGGCATCCTCCTGTATGAAAACATATACATCAGTATTGGGTTCTTGTGCTGTATCTCCATGGACCGATATCTCGCCCTGGTACACCCTTTCCGATTCCACAAGCTCCGGACTATCAAGGCGGCTCTTTTGGTCAGCATGATCATTTGGCTAAAGGAATTGATGACTAGTTACATCTTCTTCGAACATGTGGAGGTCAGCAAAGACCCCGACAGCCATATTGTCTGTTTTGAACATTATCCTATGAAAAGCTGGGAACACAGTATTAATTACTATCGGTTCTTTGCCGGGTTCCTCTTCCCAATCTTTTTGCTGTTGTTTTCTTACTGTCATATTTTTAAAGTGGTTAGAAAGAGCCAAGGAACACAGACCAGAAAGAAGCTTCAGATCAAGCAGCTGGTCCTCAGTACAGTCATTATATTCTTGGCCTGCTTTGGCCCATACCACGTACTGGTCGTGATTCGAAGTTTATTCGAGAAAAACTGCTCATTTGCCTCTAAAATATTCAATACCTACCACTTCACGCTCCTCCTCACCAGCTTCAACTGCGTAGCAGACCCAGCCCTCTACTGCTTTGCCAGCGAGAGCACCTACAAAGATTTTTTGAGGATGAAAGAGACCTGCCTCTCATTTTTAAGCTGCCTGAAAGCCAAAGGGAAGGAGTCATATGAACTAAACTGTTCAGAAGTCTCCAGTGTGGAGGTTGGCAGAATAAAGCCACCCCAGCTGGACACCGAAACATCTGTTCTGTACAAACAAACGGCTTCTAGGGTTGAAACTGTAATTGGATATTGTTCTGACCAACAGCTATAG